In [Phormidium] sp. ETS-05, the genomic window AGGCGACGCCAACGACTACCTCGGGAAAGGACTAAGCGGCGGCAAAATCATCGTTTATCCCCCAGCGGGTTCCACCTTTGTCCCAGAAGAAAACATCATCATCGGTAACGTCGCCTTATATGGCGCCACCAGCGGTGAGGCTTACATCTCCGGCGTCGCCGGGGAACGCTTCGGCGTCCGCAACTCCGGCGTGCAAGCCGTAGTAGAAGCCGTAGGGGACCACGGTTGCGAATACATGACCGGAGGCAAAGTCGTCGTCATCGGACCCACGGGACGCAACTTTGCAGCCGGGATGAGCGGCGGTGTAGCATATATCCTGGACGAAGCCGGAGATTTCGCCACCCGGTGCAACACCGCGATGGCAGATATCGAGCCACTGGATGAAGAAGACTTGGCCACGGTTCGGGAAATGGTGCAGAAACACGCCGAATACACCAACAGCAAAAAAGCCGGAGCAGTCCTAGCGAACTGGGAGCAAATGGCGCCCAAATTCGTGAAAGTAATGCCTCGGGATTATAAGCGGGTGTTGCAGTGCTTGAAAGATGCTTTAGCATCCGGTTTGAGCGGCGATGAAGCTCTAGCGGCGGCATTTGAAGCCAACGCCAAAGACTTGGCTCGCGTCGGCGGTAGCTAGAGTGTAGGGGCACGGCACTGCCGTGCCCTCCTCTGGAGTAGGAGGTAGGTCAAGCAATTGCCCTACCTCCTGTAAATCCAATCAATCAAATTCATACTATCGATGAAATTTGAGATTAACTTTACTTCAAATGCTGCCAGCCATCTGCGGACATACAGAAAGTTTGAGCAAAAATTATTCTTGATGCCATTGAAGAACAGCTATCCTATCAACCGGACATTGAAGCCAGGAACAGAAAACGCCTTGGGGAAAATGAGCTATCTGACTGGGAACTGCGAATTGACAATTATCGTGTGTTCTATGATATAGCTATAGAGGGAGATTCCACCACCGTCGAAATTAAGGCTGTGGGACACAAAGAACATAATGCACTTTACATTGGTGGCAGAGAGGTTCAGTTATGAAAATTATTGAGTTAGAGAATGACCGGGTAACGCTAAATGAGGTGATGGCGTTGGCTAATGGGGAACCTGTGGTTCTGCGCCAAGCAGATGGCGCTATGTTTGCCCTGGCACCTGTGGATGAGTTCGCAGTAGAAGTAGAAATACTTAAAAACAATCCTGAATTTATGGCATTTTTGAAAGAGCTATCTCAAGAGAAGGCAACCATCTCGCTCAGCTCTTTGCGAAAAGAATTGGGTTTATGAATGGCTGGGGGCAAAAATTTTTAGAAATTTCAGAAAAATTATGGGATAATTAAAGATAGGGCGAGATGGCTAAAAGCCGAATATACTAACCCAGTTATTATGAACAAAAAAATCATTACAATTCCGGAGATATTTGAAACCGCGTCAGAAGAACAGCAGCGGAAGTTAGGAGCATTATTCAGCCTCCAACTCAGTGAGATAGCTCGGCCAAAAAGAACCCTGGAAGAAGTGATGAGCGATATGAGCGATAAAGCACAGGAACGCGGGTTGACCCCAGAAATATTGGAGTCACTTTTACATGAGGAGTAAAACTCGGTATGTTTTTGATACAAATGTAATTATCGGCGCCAAAAAATGCTAATTCCAAATGCAGAAAATGCTATTGTTGAGTATTAGAAAATTGCGGGATTACTGCCTCAATGCCAAGCATGATGAAGGACAGCACAAAGCCGGGATATTTCTAGCCAAACTAGGCATGACTGCTGAAAATGCTGAGGAGTTACGCCAGATACTTCTAGAAGTCGTCAAAACCAAAGATGCTCGGCTGGGAAGATGCGATAAATTCGGACAACGTTACATTCTGGATTTTTTGTTAGAATGGCAAGATAAAAGCGCAACTATTCGCAGTGGATGGATTATCGAACCTGACTCTAACATACCAAAATTAACAACTTGCTATCCTTTATGATAGATGAAGTGAAGGAAAAAGAGATGACGAAAAATGGAGTTAGCTTGCTTGACGTGGTGGCTTTAACCGTTGACCTCCCGGAATATAACCTGTGGCGGGGTCAAGTGGGTACAGTGGTTGAGATATTGGCGAAGGGGGCTGCTTTTGAGGTCGAGTTTAGCGATCGCAACGGACGTACTTACGAATCGATCGGTTTAGGTCCAGAGCAAATAATGGTATTGCGGTTTCAGCCAGCAACTCCCGATTCACAACCGGAAATGGCTATGGTATAAGAGTAAAAGAGGAATAGCCACGTATGGAACCAGAATTGTGGAAGCAGATCCAATCTAAGTATCAAATTGGAAAATTAATCTATGGCCAAGTAGAAGCTCATACCCCTTTTGGCGTGTTTGTCGATATTGGTGAGGGAGATGTGCGGGGACTTATCCAAATCACTGACTTTCTCGATACCGAAACGATGAACCCTGATATGTATCCCGAAATTGGTTCGGATGTGGGTGCGGTTGTCCTGGGCTATACGGAATCAGACCGCCACCAAATTTGGTTAAGTGTTAAACCCAGCGTTCTCCAAAGGACTCTGGTAAAATTAAAGATTCCTGCTGCTAATCTAATTTAGAGAAGGAAAAAAGGGTACAATTTAGGTTCACTTAATGACAATCTGCAAACCTGAAGAAATTATAAAGATGTCATGCCATGTGGTCAGACCCTATTATTAAGGAAATTAGGGAATTACGGATGAAACACCCCGCAAGTTTTAACCATGATTTGCGGGCAATTTACGACGACCTGAAAGAGCAGGAAAAAAGAAGCAAAAAAAATTTTGTTTCTTATCCACCTAAATCAGCTTAATCTATTAAAATAGATTACAAACAAAAACCGGCAAATAAGCCTCGCATCAAAGGACAAAAACAATGGGCAAACCAACTGGATTTCTCGAATTTGTGCGGGAGTTACCCTCGGAAGTAACCCCCCAGGAACGCATCAGCAATTGGGATGAGTTCCATCTACATATGCCGGAGGAAAAACTCCGCACTCAAGGGGCCCGCTGCATGGATTGCGGTATCCCCTTCTGCCACACGGGCACCCTGATTAGCGGGATGGCTTCTGGCTGCCCGATTAACAATTTGATTCCCGAATGGAATGATTTGGTTTATCGCGGACTATGGCGGGAAGCGCTCGATCGCCTGCACAAAACCAACAACTTCCCCGAATTCACGGGCCGAGTCTGTCCCGCTCCCTGCGAAGGCTCCTGCGTCCTGGGTATCAACAACCCCCCAGTGACGATTAAAAACATCGAATATTCCATCATCGAAAAAGGCTGGGAAGAAGGCTGGATCCACCCAGAACCACCCACCAAGCGCACTGGCAAAAAAGTCGCCATCATCGGTTCCGGTCCTGCCGGACTCTCCGCCGCCGCCCAACTCAACAAAGCCGGTCACTGGGTGACAGTATTTGAACGAGCCGATCGACCCGGCGGACTCCTCATGTATGGCATCCCCAACATGAAGCTCGACAAAGAAAAAGTCGTCCTCCGCCGTCTGCAAATCCTCGAAACCGAAGGCGTCAAATTCATCTGCAACACCGAAGTCGGTAAAGACCTCCCCGCCGCTCAACTCCTGCAAGAATTCGAGGCCGTAGTTCTCGCCACCGGCGCCACCAAACCCCGCGACCTCCCGATCGAAGGACGCAACTACGCAGGCATCCATTTCGCGATGGACTTCCTCACCGCCAACACCAAAGCCGTTCTCGACAAAACCACCAACGGTAATTTCATCTCCGCCGCAGGCAAAGACGTAGTAATCATCGGTGGCGGCGACACCGGGACCGACTGCGTAGGCACATCCGTGCGCCACGGGTGCAACAGCATCGTTCAAGTGGAAATCTTGCCCAAACCCCCCAACGAGCGAGCTGCCAATAACCCCTGGCCCGAATGGCCCAAAGTCTATAAAATGGACTACGGCCAAGAAGAAGCCGCCGCCAAATTTGGTGGCGACCCCCGGGTTTATCTCACCACCGCCACCAAATTTGAAGGCGACGAAAACGGCCATGTGAAAGCCGTTCACACCGTGGAAGTGCAGTGGGAGAAAAACGAAAAAGGCCAATTTATTCCCAAACACATTCCCGGGACAGAAAAAGTCATCCCCGCTCAGCTCGTTCTCTTGGCGATGGGTTTCCTCGGACCAGAGCAACCCCTACTAGACTCCTTGGGAGTAGAGCGAGATGCTCGCAGCAACGTCAAAGCCGAACATGGCAAATTTACCACCAGCATTCCTGGGGTTTTCGCCGCTGGTGACTGTCGCCGGGGTCAAAGTTTGGTAGTTTGGGCGATTAATGAAGGACGAGCCGCCGCTCGCGAGTGCGACCTGTATTTAATGGGTAGCACTGACCTGCCATAATTCCAGGCTTGCAGTCGGGCTTTAGCCCAGAGGAGGTTCGTAGTTGGGCTTTAGCCCAGAGGAGGTTCGTAGTTGGGCTTTAGCCCAATCTTGGGAAAGTAGTTGGGCTTCAGCCCAAATTCCTCGATCGCTAAAGCCAAAACCACAACCCGAGCCAAGAGGGCTAAAGCCAAAACCACAACCCGAGCCAAGAGGGCTAAAGCCAAAACCACAACCCGAGCCAAGAGGGCTAAAGCCAAAACCACAACCCGAGCCAAGAGGGCTAAAGCCCAACTACGAACTCATCTCCCCATCTCCTGTGTCTGCCCATCCCTAAGTCCAAGCGCGGAAGAAAGTATTATCCTGCCAAACTCCGGCGGTGCGGGCTTCGATGTTCTGTAACTGCATCGGGTTGAGGGGTTGAAAAGCTGCCGCTGCGATCGCATTAGACTCTAGCTGTGCCACATCCTCCGCCGCAATAATACAACAATGGACTCCGGGCTGGGACATGGTATAACCCAACGCTTCGGGCATCCCCGCCAAGACGCCCGGTTTAAATAGTCTTCCGTATGCCGGGACTTTCATGGCGATAACGCCGATATTTTGTTGCTGGGCAAGGGGTAAAACGGTGAGGAATGGTCGGGGATGGTGTTTGTCTGCCGCATTGATGGGAATTAAAATGGTATCAAAGGCGTAGCGGCGCATCCCCTCGGCGATAATTGCGGGTTCGTGGTGTCCGGTGATGCCTGCCAACCGGATGATTTTTTGCGCCTTGGCTTCTTCTATGGCTTGGATGGCTCCCTTGGCACTGAAGATTTGCTCCAATTGTGACTCATAGGAAACATGGTGGAGTTGCCAAAGGTCCAGGTAGTCCGTTCCCAACCGCTGCAGGGAGGTTTCCAGGTCTCGCCAAGCGCCATCCCTGTCTCTGGCGGCGGTTTTGGTGGCCAAAAAAATGTTGCGCCGGTGGGGGGGTAGGATTTTACCGAGATGCGCTTCGCTTGGTCCGTAACTCGCGGCGGTGTCAAAGTAACGGATGCCCAAGGATATAGCTTTTTCTACCAGTTGCGCTGCTTTGTCCTCGGCGTTGGGCCAGGATAGGGGGGTTTTACCTCCGCCACCGAGTCCCAAAATGGGAAGACGTTCTCCGGTTTTGCCTAAAATTCTTTCTGGCATGGTGGTGGCGATCGCTTGGGTCTGGGTCTGGGATGCTTGGTGGCAACCCAGAGCCCCTAACATCCCCGCCCCCACCCCTGCTATCTGGGTGAGAAATTGGCGTCTGGTTCTGTTGTGGCTCATATTCGCTGTTGGTTAAGGTTTCAGCTTTGATTGTGACTTTGGTCACTGCCTTTTGGGTTAACTATCACAGTTGCCTAAGATTCAGATCTCCCAGTTGCTGCCCGATTATCACTTCCTGGGCTGCGTGAAATCACGGATGTCTGCCCAAAAGTGCTTCATATTGTAGTTGTCGATGTGAAGCATTGAGTATGAACGCGCAAACTTTTTTTCCTGGTACGGATATTGCGGAGATTTTCGGACAGGTCTGGCGGAATGGGGGGTTGACCCAGAACGATCGGCACTACCTGAGATTCACCCTCCTGCGGGAACACCTCAGTGATGAAGAGCGGGCTACCATTGACCGGATGCTCCACGCTGTTAGACGCGGTTGGTTGCAAATTTTTGATTAAAATCACCCTCAAACGCTATTTCTCTGCGATCCTTAATCTAATCAATACTTAATTAAATCATATGTGATAATATTTGGCAATGAATCAAAAATTCACTTTTTCTCCAAAACATCCCAATGTTTTAGCTGCACATAGTGCAGCTTTTTTTGGGAATAATAAATGAACTGGAAAGAAAATTTGGCCGATTGCCTCGGCCAAACCCCAACAGATAAACATAGAATTATCAATTTACTACAAGCGAGCCGTACATTCTAAAATTAATCTTTGATTTACCAAAGCATAAGGCTGGATTTCCAAGGCAGCGCGAAAAGCCTTGATAGCTTCGCGGTAGTTGCCCACCGCCGCATAACATAAACCTAACCCGTGCATAGCGCCGAAATGAATCGGGTTGAGTTTGAGAACCATTTCGCAATCTTTGATGGCTTTTTGATACTTTTCGGTGCTATAGTAGAGGACGGCTCGCCGGTTCCAAGCCTCGGCAAAATCTGGCTGATCTTTAATCAATTCTGTTAGTACCGCCTCGGCTTGAGCTAACTCTCCGGCTTCGATGAGGCTCTGCGATCGCTGCAAAAATTCCAACCCATAGACACCCTTTTGATGAAACCACATCTGCCACAGTTGCTGGGTAGCTCTTTGGCGGAGATTCTCATCTGGTTGTTTCAGGTCGGCGAGTAATTTTTCTACAAGCGGTGCGTCCATATTGGCTAGTTCTCAATTCACAATTAACACAATAGTACGGGCAATCGCCCCAGAGTGGCTCCTGCTGCCCTGAATTCCACCCCAGATAGCAAGGATGAGGAAACCACGCCTAAGAATATGGTTGACATTTTTATTATATAATCAGCGCTGTCAAATAAATCCAAAATATTATACTTCCCTACAATCCTTCATAGGTGCTATGTCCCAAGGTAACAAACTGCGAGATATCCTCGATCGCCCCGGCTTTTTGGTATTGCCCGGGATTTACGACTGCCTCAGCGCCATCCTCGCCGAACGAGCCGGTTTTGAAGTCTTATTTACCAGCGGTTTCGGGATTTCTGCCTCGACCCTGGGCCGTCCTGACTACGGTTTCCTCACCGCCACGGAAATGCTGACCAGCATCGGCAAAATCGTCCAGTCGGTCCAAGTTCCCGTAGTCGCGGACCTGGATACTGGTTACGGCAACCCCCTAAATGTGATTAGGACCGTCACTGATGCGGTGCAGTTGGGGGTAGCGGGGGTGATATTAGAAGACCAGGAATGGCCGAAAAAGTGCGGCCATTTTTCGGGCAAGCGGGTGATACCAGCAGCGGAACAGGTGGAGAAAATCAAGGCGGCGGTCCAGGCTCGGGGGGAAAGCGGTTTGGTGATTATCGGACGCACGGACGCTCGGGCACCTTTGGGACTGGATGAAGCAATTAAGCGCGGACGAGCCTATTTTGAAGCGGGAGCGGATATCGTTTTTATTGAGGCCCCCCAGTCCCTGGATGATTTGCAGGCTATAGCCGCCGCTTTTCCCGATGCTCCCCTGTTCGGTAATGCGATCGAAGGTGGCAAAACTCCCCTGCTGTCCGCCGCTGACTGGCAAAACCTCGGTTTTAAAATGGTGGTCTTTCCCCTCGCCGGTTTATTCGCCGCCACCAAGGCAATGGAAACTTGTTTTGCCCACCTGAAAGCACAGGGGACCACTGCTGGTTTTACGGAACTGGTGAATTTCGGCCAATTCGAGGAGATTATCGATGTGCCCAAATATCGCCAGCTAGAATCTCAATTCGCCGCCAAAGAAAGTTCGTAGCACCCTCCTTCAGCCCTCTTTCAAAGTTCGTAGTTGGGCTTCAGCCCTCTTTCAAAGTTCGTACCCTTCGACTCCGCTCAGGGCAGGGTTGGGCTTCAGCCCTCTTGGGTTCGTAGTTGGGCTTCAGCCCTCTTGGGTTCGTAGTTGGGCTTCAGCCCTCTTTCAAAGTTCGTAGCACCCTCCTTCAGCCCTCTTTCAAAGTTCGTAGTTGGGCTTCAGCCCTCTTGGGTTCGTAGTTGGGCTTCAGCCCTCTTTCAAAGTTCGTAGCACCCTCCTTCAGCCCTCTTTCAAAGTTCGTAGCACCCTCCTTCAGCCCTCTTGGGTTCGTAGCACCCTCCTTCAGCCCTCTTGGGTTCGTAGTTGGGCTTCAGCCCTCTTGGGTTCGTAGCACCCTCCTTCAGCCCTCTTGGGTTCGTAGCACCCTCCTTCAGCCCTCTTGGGTTCGTAGTTGGGCTTCAGCCCTCTTGGGTTCGTAGCACCCTCCTTCAGCCCTCCTGTGAGAAAAGAGCCTTTTTTTGGGCTGAAGCCCAACTACAAACCTTCGGAAGGGCTGAAGCCCAACTACAAACCTTCGGAAGGGCTGAAGCCCAACTACGAACCTCCGGAAGGGCTGAAGCCCAACTACAAACCATATCCCGGAACCAAAGTGATGCAAGTCACTTAAATTTTATTCACGCATCACAGCTTGATTGAGATATCGATCGCACTTTGGGATGAGGACGATCGCCTCTCATACCCGTTACTGATCGCTGGCATCACCCCTCAAACGGGGGATACTAGAGTTGTCGAGTTGAGCAATCTAACCATGCCAGTCAAATCAGTAGCGGAAGTATTCGGTAACGTGTGGAACAGTGGCGCCATCACCGACAGCGATCGGGAAACCCTCCGGTATGCCTTCCTGCAAGAGTGCCTCAGCGATGAAGACTACGCCGCAGTCGATCGTCTCTTCCACGCCATTCGCCGGGGTTGGTTGCAGATGGTATGAACCCCCCTCACTACCGGTGATGAGGTGTTTTACTCTCCCCTCATTACCATCTCACTCCTTTTTGATAATCAAAAAAAATTTTCCTTGCCAGATTATTCTCAATCTTATTTGCCCCCATTCAAAAATTGAATATATCGATATTTGCTAACATTATTATAGCCAAAATTGCCCCAAAATCAGCCTTTGGGGCAATTTTTATTAATTTATTTAAATCCAGCACTTTTTCAAATGATATTGGACTATTCAAAAGCCCCTCTCCCTTTCTGGGAGAGGGGTTTGGGGTGAGGGCACTCTCCTAGATAGACGGGCAAAACGCTGTATATACTTTTTCAGACTTGATATATTATGATTTGGGCAATGCCTGCAAGAATTTTGGCTCGATTAATTGCAATAAATCCGGGATAGCGGGGATTTGATTGCTAGATTTCAAAAATTCCGCCATTGACTGCATCGACTTTAACAAATATAAATCACTTTGGGGATTAGCCAGCATTTCTAAATTAGTAGCTAAATCAGGGAGCCGCACCCCTTGGATATCTCTATCCAATTCTTCCAC contains:
- a CDS encoding type II toxin-antitoxin system RelE/ParE family toxin; amino-acid sequence: MEARNRKRLGENELSDWELRIDNYRVFYDIAIEGDSTTVEIKAVGHKEHNALYIGGREVQL
- a CDS encoding DUF6883 domain-containing protein, which gives rise to MQKMLLLSIRKLRDYCLNAKHDEGQHKAGIFLAKLGMTAENAEELRQILLEVVKTKDARLGRCDKFGQRYILDFLLEWQDKSATIRSGWIIEPDSNIPKLTTCYPL
- a CDS encoding DUF4926 domain-containing protein, giving the protein MTKNGVSLLDVVALTVDLPEYNLWRGQVGTVVEILAKGAAFEVEFSDRNGRTYESIGLGPEQIMVLRFQPATPDSQPEMAMV
- a CDS encoding S1 RNA-binding domain-containing protein: MEPELWKQIQSKYQIGKLIYGQVEAHTPFGVFVDIGEGDVRGLIQITDFLDTETMNPDMYPEIGSDVGAVVLGYTESDRHQIWLSVKPSVLQRTLVKLKIPAANLI
- the gltD gene encoding glutamate synthase small subunit; translation: MGKPTGFLEFVRELPSEVTPQERISNWDEFHLHMPEEKLRTQGARCMDCGIPFCHTGTLISGMASGCPINNLIPEWNDLVYRGLWREALDRLHKTNNFPEFTGRVCPAPCEGSCVLGINNPPVTIKNIEYSIIEKGWEEGWIHPEPPTKRTGKKVAIIGSGPAGLSAAAQLNKAGHWVTVFERADRPGGLLMYGIPNMKLDKEKVVLRRLQILETEGVKFICNTEVGKDLPAAQLLQEFEAVVLATGATKPRDLPIEGRNYAGIHFAMDFLTANTKAVLDKTTNGNFISAAGKDVVIIGGGDTGTDCVGTSVRHGCNSIVQVEILPKPPNERAANNPWPEWPKVYKMDYGQEEAAAKFGGDPRVYLTTATKFEGDENGHVKAVHTVEVQWEKNEKGQFIPKHIPGTEKVIPAQLVLLAMGFLGPEQPLLDSLGVERDARSNVKAEHGKFTTSIPGVFAAGDCRRGQSLVVWAINEGRAAARECDLYLMGSTDLP
- a CDS encoding aldo/keto reductase — encoded protein: MSHNRTRRQFLTQIAGVGAGMLGALGCHQASQTQTQAIATTMPERILGKTGERLPILGLGGGGKTPLSWPNAEDKAAQLVEKAISLGIRYFDTAASYGPSEAHLGKILPPHRRNIFLATKTAARDRDGAWRDLETSLQRLGTDYLDLWQLHHVSYESQLEQIFSAKGAIQAIEEAKAQKIIRLAGITGHHEPAIIAEGMRRYAFDTILIPINAADKHHPRPFLTVLPLAQQQNIGVIAMKVPAYGRLFKPGVLAGMPEALGYTMSQPGVHCCIIAAEDVAQLESNAIAAAAFQPLNPMQLQNIEARTAGVWQDNTFFRAWT
- a CDS encoding tetratricopeptide repeat protein — translated: MDAPLVEKLLADLKQPDENLRQRATQQLWQMWFHQKGVYGLEFLQRSQSLIEAGELAQAEAVLTELIKDQPDFAEAWNRRAVLYYSTEKYQKAIKDCEMVLKLNPIHFGAMHGLGLCYAAVGNYREAIKAFRAALEIQPYALVNQRLILECTARL
- a CDS encoding oxaloacetate decarboxylase, translated to MSQGNKLRDILDRPGFLVLPGIYDCLSAILAERAGFEVLFTSGFGISASTLGRPDYGFLTATEMLTSIGKIVQSVQVPVVADLDTGYGNPLNVIRTVTDAVQLGVAGVILEDQEWPKKCGHFSGKRVIPAAEQVEKIKAAVQARGESGLVIIGRTDARAPLGLDEAIKRGRAYFEAGADIVFIEAPQSLDDLQAIAAAFPDAPLFGNAIEGGKTPLLSAADWQNLGFKMVVFPLAGLFAATKAMETCFAHLKAQGTTAGFTELVNFGQFEEIIDVPKYRQLESQFAAKESS